One window from the genome of Trabulsiella odontotermitis encodes:
- the tamA gene encoding autotransporter assembly complex protein TamA, which translates to MPKICQLCVASLVMVSGVASAANVRLQVEGLSGNLEKNVRAQLSTIQGDEVTPDRRFQARVDDAIREGLKALGYYEPTIDFELKPPPAKGRQVLLAKVTPGEPVRIGGTGVILRGGARTDRDYLDLLKKRPAVGTVLNHGDYDGFKKDLTSVALRKGYFDSEFNKSQLGVAPDRHQAFWDIDYDSGERYRFGAVTFEGSQIQDRYLQHLVPFKQGDYYTSADLAELNRRLSATGWFNSVVVAPEFDKSRKTKVLPLHGVVSPRSENTIETGVGYSTDVGPRVKATWKKPWINSYGHSLTSSASISAPEQQLDFSYKMPLLKNPLEQYYLVQGGLKRTDLNDTKSDSTTLAVSRYWDLSSGWQRAINLRWSLDHFTQADVTNTTMLLYPGVMISRTRSRGGLMPNWGDSQRYSVDYSNTAWGSDVDFVVVQAQNVWIRTLYDRHRFVARGNLGWIETGDFDKVPPDLRFFAGGDRSIRGYKYKSIAPKDDDGKLIGASKLATGSLEYQYNVSGKWWGAMFVDGGEAVSDIRKSDFKTGAGVGVRWQSPVGPIKLDFAVPVGDKEEHGLQFYIGLGPEL; encoded by the coding sequence GTGCCAAAAATCTGCCAGTTATGTGTGGCCAGCCTGGTGATGGTCAGCGGGGTTGCCAGTGCAGCGAATGTACGTTTGCAGGTTGAAGGACTCTCAGGAAACCTGGAAAAAAACGTTCGTGCCCAGCTTTCAACCATTCAGGGCGATGAAGTGACGCCTGACCGCCGCTTTCAGGCGCGTGTGGACGACGCCATCCGCGAAGGCCTGAAAGCGCTGGGGTATTACGAACCGACGATCGATTTCGAACTCAAGCCGCCACCGGCAAAAGGCCGCCAGGTGCTGCTGGCGAAAGTCACTCCCGGCGAGCCGGTGCGTATCGGCGGTACCGGGGTGATCCTGCGTGGCGGTGCGCGTACCGACAGGGACTATCTCGACCTGCTAAAGAAGCGTCCGGCGGTTGGCACAGTGCTGAATCATGGCGATTATGACGGCTTCAAGAAAGATCTCACCAGCGTGGCGCTGCGCAAAGGGTACTTCGACAGCGAATTCAACAAAAGCCAGCTTGGCGTGGCGCCCGACCGGCACCAGGCTTTCTGGGACATCGACTACGACAGCGGCGAACGCTATCGCTTCGGCGCGGTCACCTTTGAAGGCTCGCAGATTCAGGATCGCTACCTGCAGCATCTGGTGCCGTTCAAACAAGGGGATTACTACACCTCCGCCGATTTAGCCGAACTGAACCGCCGCCTGTCGGCCACTGGCTGGTTTAACTCCGTAGTGGTGGCGCCTGAATTTGATAAATCCCGGAAAACCAAAGTGCTGCCGCTGCATGGCGTGGTGTCTCCCCGCAGTGAAAATACCATTGAAACCGGGGTCGGTTATTCCACTGACGTTGGGCCGCGCGTGAAGGCGACGTGGAAAAAACCGTGGATCAACTCCTACGGTCACAGCCTGACCTCCAGCGCCAGTATTTCCGCACCGGAACAGCAACTCGATTTCAGCTATAAAATGCCGCTGTTGAAAAACCCGCTGGAGCAGTATTACCTGGTGCAGGGCGGCCTCAAGCGTACCGATCTTAACGACACCAAATCAGACTCCACGACGCTCGCCGTCTCACGTTACTGGGATCTTTCCAGCGGCTGGCAGCGTGCTATCAATTTGCGCTGGAGTCTCGACCACTTTACCCAGGCTGACGTCACTAATACCACGATGCTGCTCTACCCGGGAGTGATGATTAGCCGCACCCGTTCACGCGGCGGCCTGATGCCGAACTGGGGTGATTCGCAGCGTTATTCTGTGGATTATTCCAACACTGCCTGGGGCTCTGATGTTGATTTCGTTGTCGTGCAGGCGCAAAACGTCTGGATCCGTACGCTTTACGATCGCCATCGTTTTGTGGCGCGTGGCAACCTCGGCTGGATAGAAACCGGCGATTTCGACAAAGTGCCGCCGGATCTGCGTTTCTTCGCCGGGGGCGACCGCAGCATTCGCGGCTACAAATATAAATCCATCGCACCAAAAGATGACGATGGCAAGCTGATCGGTGCGTCAAAACTGGCGACCGGCTCGCTGGAATATCAGTACAACGTAAGCGGCAAATGGTGGGGCGCGATGTTTGTCGACGGTGGTGAAGCGGTCAGTGATATCCGCAAGAGTGATTTCAAAACTGGCGCGGGTGTCGGCGTTCGCTGGCAGTCACCGGTCGGGCCGATCAAACTCGATTTCGCTGTACCGGTCGGCGACAAAGAAGAGCACGGTTTGCAGTTTTACATCGGTCTGGGGCCTGAATTATGA
- the msrA gene encoding peptide-methionine (S)-S-oxide reductase MsrA — MSLFDKNHLVSQSDALPGRNTPMPVATLHAVNNHSMTNVPDGMEIALFAMGCFWGVERLFWQLPGVYSTAAGYTGGFTPNPTYREVCSGETGHAEAVRVVYDPKVVSYEQLLQVFWENHDPAQGMRQGNDHGTQYRSAIYPLTPEQETAAKASLGRFQAAMRAAGDDRQVTTEIAAAKPFYYAEDDHQQYLHKNPYGYCGIGGIGVCLPPQTA, encoded by the coding sequence GTGAGTCTTTTCGATAAAAACCATCTTGTCAGCCAGTCGGATGCGTTACCCGGTCGCAATACGCCAATGCCAGTGGCGACGTTGCATGCTGTTAACAATCACTCCATGACCAACGTACCGGACGGCATGGAAATCGCGCTGTTTGCCATGGGATGCTTCTGGGGCGTGGAACGGCTGTTCTGGCAGTTGCCGGGGGTGTACAGCACCGCGGCGGGCTACACCGGCGGTTTTACGCCCAACCCGACGTACCGCGAAGTCTGCAGCGGGGAGACCGGCCATGCGGAAGCCGTGCGCGTAGTGTACGATCCGAAAGTCGTCAGTTACGAACAACTGCTGCAGGTCTTCTGGGAAAACCACGATCCGGCGCAGGGCATGCGCCAGGGCAACGATCACGGTACGCAGTATCGTTCAGCGATTTATCCGCTGACGCCGGAGCAGGAAACCGCGGCGAAAGCCAGCCTCGGGCGTTTCCAGGCGGCGATGCGCGCCGCGGGGGATGACCGCCAGGTCACCACGGAGATCGCTGCCGCAAAACCGTTTTATTACGCGGAAGACGATCACCAGCAGTATCTGCACAAGAATCCGTACGGCTATTGCGGCATCGGCGGCATTGGGGTTTGCCTGCCGCCACAAACGGCATAA
- a CDS encoding LacI family DNA-binding transcriptional regulator, with protein MPGKLKMEEIAALTGYSISTVSRVLSGKSYSSDKAREAIVRCARELGVLDELASGRLLINGIAVFAPGRTFNARGDIFYLEVTRGIAQALKPHNVWLSYCGLEEQRADVKLFLEKANHKDINAIIIIGCDDDTLFNVAATLNKPCVLINTHDREMRLDAVSPDHRAIGFYALRYVFGQGHRRVLSITTLRRETLYERLNGIKEAYRDCHVPFDPQQDLLVTEGFSAREAEQALETWLAARPRELWPEVIFPGCSDMTTGVLRVLARHNLRVPEDISLITTDVMWNLENGLATPVNGIAVPCRDLGIEAVHLLQQRLNRPQAPVFNLLLQGQMRDFGSVMNATRHAARVALDA; from the coding sequence ATGCCAGGTAAGCTGAAAATGGAGGAAATTGCGGCGCTCACCGGCTACTCCATCAGTACCGTGTCCCGGGTATTAAGCGGTAAGTCCTACAGCAGCGACAAAGCCCGTGAGGCCATCGTGCGCTGCGCGCGGGAGCTGGGCGTGCTGGATGAGCTGGCGTCCGGTCGGCTGCTGATCAACGGCATTGCTGTCTTCGCGCCCGGCAGAACCTTCAACGCCCGGGGCGATATCTTTTATCTGGAAGTGACGCGCGGGATCGCGCAGGCGCTGAAACCGCACAACGTCTGGCTGAGCTATTGTGGGCTGGAAGAGCAGCGGGCAGATGTTAAGCTCTTTCTGGAAAAGGCGAATCATAAAGATATCAATGCAATCATCATCATTGGCTGTGATGACGACACGCTGTTTAACGTTGCCGCCACGCTGAACAAACCCTGCGTATTAATTAATACTCATGATCGCGAAATGCGGCTGGATGCGGTTTCGCCGGATCACCGCGCCATCGGCTTTTACGCGCTGCGCTACGTCTTCGGGCAGGGACACCGGCGGGTGCTGTCTATTACCACGCTGCGCCGGGAGACGCTGTATGAGCGGTTGAACGGCATCAAAGAAGCGTACCGCGACTGCCATGTGCCGTTTGATCCACAACAGGATTTGCTGGTGACCGAAGGCTTTTCTGCCAGGGAGGCAGAGCAGGCGCTGGAAACGTGGCTGGCCGCACGACCACGTGAACTCTGGCCCGAGGTGATTTTCCCTGGCTGCAGCGATATGACCACGGGGGTATTGCGGGTGCTGGCGCGGCACAATCTCCGCGTGCCGGAAGACATTTCGCTTATTACCACCGATGTAATGTGGAATCTGGAAAATGGGCTGGCGACGCCGGTCAACGGGATTGCGGTACCCTGTCGCGATCTGGGGATTGAGGCGGTGCATTTGCTACAGCAACGTCTGAACCGGCCGCAGGCGCCGGTGTTTAATCTGCTGTTGCAGGGGCAAATGCGGGATTTTGGTTCGGTGATGAATGCCACGCGCCACGCGGCTCGCGTGGCGCTTGACGCCTGA
- a CDS encoding Gfo/Idh/MocA family protein: MEKVRFGIIGVGNIGTVHARYLLADQIEGASLTAVCDHNPEKHAAIRRLTGTDVPLFDNAEEMINSGLIDAVIVATPHYDHPALSMMAMRAGIHTLCEKPAGVYTAQVQEMNACARECDVQFGIMYNQRPNPLYQKVKDLIDSGELGEIRRSNWIITNWYRSQSYYNSGGWRATWKGEGGGVLLNQDPHQLDLWQWLVGMPVRLRAFCQFGKHRDIEVEDEVTAYAEYANGATGVFITTIAETPGTNRLEIVGSRGKVVVEAGQLRFWRLRESETDFNARWQNGFGEPECWEVSIPCAPECSDHQVITANFTAAILRGEPLIAPGYDGIHGLTLSNAMHLSTWTDDWVSLPFDEQHYYALLQQRIAASVEKPVASRTLDASGSW; encoded by the coding sequence ATGGAGAAGGTACGTTTTGGCATTATTGGTGTCGGTAATATCGGTACAGTCCACGCGCGTTACCTGCTGGCAGACCAGATTGAGGGCGCCAGCCTTACTGCTGTCTGCGATCACAACCCCGAAAAACATGCCGCGATCCGCCGTCTCACCGGCACCGACGTTCCGCTGTTTGATAATGCAGAAGAGATGATCAACAGCGGTTTAATTGACGCGGTGATTGTCGCCACGCCGCACTATGACCACCCGGCGCTGTCAATGATGGCCATGCGCGCGGGCATCCACACGCTGTGCGAAAAACCGGCAGGGGTCTACACCGCCCAGGTGCAAGAGATGAACGCCTGTGCCCGCGAGTGCGACGTACAGTTTGGCATCATGTACAACCAGCGCCCGAACCCGCTGTATCAGAAAGTGAAGGATCTCATCGACAGCGGCGAACTGGGCGAGATCCGCCGTTCCAACTGGATCATCACCAACTGGTATCGCTCGCAGAGTTACTACAACTCCGGCGGCTGGCGCGCCACCTGGAAAGGCGAAGGTGGCGGCGTGCTGCTGAATCAGGATCCGCATCAACTGGATCTCTGGCAGTGGCTGGTCGGCATGCCGGTGCGGCTGCGGGCCTTCTGCCAGTTCGGCAAACACCGGGATATCGAAGTGGAAGACGAGGTGACCGCGTATGCGGAATACGCCAACGGCGCCACTGGTGTGTTCATCACAACCATTGCCGAAACGCCAGGCACCAATCGTCTGGAAATTGTCGGCAGTCGCGGCAAAGTGGTGGTCGAAGCGGGCCAGCTTCGCTTCTGGCGGCTGCGTGAATCCGAAACCGACTTCAACGCCCGCTGGCAAAACGGCTTCGGCGAGCCAGAATGCTGGGAAGTGTCGATTCCCTGTGCGCCGGAGTGCAGCGATCACCAGGTCATTACCGCCAACTTTACCGCTGCTATTCTGCGCGGCGAACCGCTGATTGCTCCCGGTTACGACGGCATTCACGGCCTGACGCTCTCCAACGCCATGCATCTTTCCACCTGGACCGACGACTGGGTCAGTCTCCCCTTTGACGAACAGCACTACTACGCCCTGCTGCAACAGCGCATCGCGGCCTCCGTCGAAAAACCGGTCGCCAGCCGCACGCTGGACGCCTCCGGTAGCTGGTAA
- a CDS encoding Gfo/Idh/MocA family protein, whose protein sequence is MLNIAIVGTGNISHHHIQGYLQFPERCRIVALVDIYPEKARDKKARYGLSHARVYASHQQLLEDGANIDIVDVCTPPYVHAEISIAALRAGKHVLCEKPMAASLEECDAMIAAQQASGKQLSIIAQNRFTDAFWRLKAAVNSGLAGKFCHAQVDSLWWRGHCYYDLWWRGTWEKEGGGCTLNHAVHHIDAMLWLLGVPDDVSAMMSNVAHNNAEVEDLTSAIFRYHNGALAQLTASVVHHGKEQKIVIQGEKARISAPWKTVAFQSADNGFPEDAHDTDREARLNALHDATPSLPWTLHAGQVDNLLSAIEHNTPPLVDGLQGKRALEVITAIYASAITGRIVSLPIPPDDPFYCTGGLTALAPRFYEKTASVTRFREVGAIPLGQNLDERTPDEQK, encoded by the coding sequence ATGCTCAATATCGCCATTGTGGGAACCGGAAACATCTCACACCACCATATTCAGGGCTATTTGCAGTTTCCAGAGCGCTGTCGGATCGTCGCGCTGGTGGATATCTATCCGGAGAAAGCGCGGGATAAAAAAGCCCGCTACGGGCTGAGTCATGCCCGCGTTTACGCCAGCCACCAGCAACTGCTGGAGGACGGCGCGAATATCGATATTGTCGACGTCTGTACGCCGCCGTATGTGCATGCGGAAATCAGCATCGCTGCGCTGCGTGCCGGAAAACATGTGCTGTGTGAAAAGCCGATGGCCGCGTCACTGGAAGAGTGCGATGCCATGATAGCGGCGCAACAGGCCAGCGGAAAACAGCTGTCGATTATTGCCCAGAACCGTTTTACCGATGCCTTCTGGCGACTGAAAGCGGCGGTGAATTCCGGGCTCGCGGGGAAATTCTGCCATGCGCAAGTGGATTCACTGTGGTGGCGCGGTCACTGTTATTACGACCTCTGGTGGCGCGGCACCTGGGAAAAAGAGGGTGGCGGCTGTACGCTAAACCACGCGGTACATCACATCGACGCCATGCTGTGGTTGCTCGGTGTTCCCGATGACGTCAGCGCCATGATGAGTAACGTGGCTCACAACAACGCTGAAGTGGAAGATCTCACGTCTGCCATTTTCCGGTACCACAATGGCGCGCTGGCGCAGCTTACCGCATCGGTGGTGCATCACGGCAAAGAACAAAAAATCGTGATTCAGGGAGAGAAGGCGCGCATTTCCGCGCCGTGGAAAACCGTGGCCTTTCAGAGTGCGGACAACGGCTTTCCCGAAGACGCACACGACACCGACCGCGAAGCGCGCCTCAACGCCCTTCATGACGCCACACCCTCGCTCCCCTGGACGCTTCATGCCGGGCAGGTAGACAACCTGCTCAGCGCCATTGAGCACAATACGCCGCCACTCGTCGATGGCCTGCAGGGCAAACGGGCGCTGGAGGTGATCACCGCGATCTATGCGTCGGCGATTACTGGTCGCATCGTGTCATTGCCCATCCCTCCTGACGATCCTTTTTACTGTACCGGCGGCCTTACCGCCCTTGCCCCGCGCTTTTACGAAAAAACCGCTTCCGTTACCCGCTTTCGCGAAGTGGGAGCGATTCCCCTCGGCCAAAATCTGGATGAGAGAACCCCCGATGAACAAAAATGA
- a CDS encoding Gfo/Idh/MocA family protein: MNKNDGMNYAPTGKPQPVVKPGEFVFAAAALDHGHIYGMCNGLLEAGGTLKWVWDANRQKCEDFVRQYPQVKIADSLATILADDDVQLVAGAAIPAQRCALGLQVMAAGKDYFTDKAPLTTLAQLDDAKAMVARSGRKYAVYYSERLHVESAVFAGQLVKQGAIGQVIQTLGTGPHREGQGRPDWFYERRDFGGILCDIGSHQIEQFLFFTGNHDATIVASQTRNVNHPQYSRFEDFGDALLRGENGATGYFRCDWFTPDGLSTWGDGRLTLLGTGGYIEIRKYVDLTRGEQDVVYLVNRDGEFRYPVAGQVGFPFFGELILDCLNRTEHAMSQAHAFKAAELCVKAQMLANASAGGAR, from the coding sequence ATGAACAAAAATGATGGCATGAATTACGCCCCGACAGGGAAACCGCAGCCGGTCGTCAAACCGGGCGAATTTGTCTTTGCTGCCGCAGCCCTTGACCACGGTCATATTTACGGCATGTGCAACGGGTTGCTGGAAGCTGGCGGCACCCTGAAATGGGTCTGGGACGCTAACCGTCAGAAATGCGAAGACTTTGTGCGCCAGTATCCGCAGGTGAAGATTGCCGATTCGCTGGCAACAATTCTGGCTGACGATGACGTGCAGCTCGTTGCCGGAGCGGCTATTCCCGCGCAACGCTGCGCGTTGGGGCTACAGGTGATGGCCGCCGGGAAGGACTATTTTACCGATAAAGCGCCGCTGACCACCCTTGCACAGCTGGACGACGCCAAAGCCATGGTGGCCCGATCCGGGCGGAAATATGCCGTCTATTACAGCGAGCGTCTGCACGTTGAAAGCGCGGTTTTCGCCGGACAACTGGTGAAACAAGGGGCGATTGGTCAGGTGATACAAACCCTCGGCACCGGGCCTCACCGGGAGGGCCAGGGCCGTCCGGACTGGTTCTATGAGCGCCGCGATTTTGGCGGCATTCTCTGTGACATCGGCAGCCATCAGATTGAGCAGTTTCTGTTCTTCACCGGCAATCACGACGCCACCATCGTCGCCAGCCAGACGCGCAACGTTAACCATCCCCAGTACTCCCGTTTCGAGGATTTCGGCGATGCCCTGCTGCGCGGCGAAAACGGCGCCACTGGTTATTTTCGCTGCGACTGGTTCACGCCGGACGGCCTCTCCACCTGGGGCGACGGCCGTCTGACGCTGCTCGGCACCGGGGGTTACATTGAGATCCGCAAATATGTCGATCTGACGCGCGGCGAGCAGGATGTGGTCTATCTGGTCAACCGTGACGGTGAATTCCGCTACCCGGTTGCCGGTCAGGTGGGTTTTCCCTTCTTTGGCGAGTTAATCCTCGACTGCCTGAACCGCACTGAACACGCCATGAGCCAGGCGCATGCGTTTAAAGCCGCCGAGCTGTGCGTGAAAGCGCAGATGCTGGCGAATGCTTCTGCCGGAGGCGCGCGATGA
- a CDS encoding Gfo/Idh/MocA family protein → MTSLNAAIIGCGAIHRNHVDALRLLPDVDLRAIAEVDTPKGEHLAQRYGCRFYRDYQEMLLAHDIDVVHICTPHYLHKPMIMAALAAGKHVFSEKPVAMSGGDIAEIRHAAYASTGRLGVCYQNRVNPTSQTIDALLTAGTLGEMHSIKAILTWSRSDAYYRDSDWRGWFATEGGSLLINQAIHTLDLMQWFGGGVRRVKGVVDNATLNEVTEAEDSAMATFEFHNGARGLFYASNAHVTDSPLLLEIHCQHGTLRLQDNILWLLTGDGQRELARDTAPDGGKSYWGTGHQQAIAHFYHALRHPTADGVMDLDAAACSLQLVEAIYRSSQLRRWINLTDVID, encoded by the coding sequence ATGACCTCGCTCAACGCCGCCATTATTGGCTGTGGCGCCATCCACCGTAACCACGTCGACGCGCTTCGCCTGCTCCCTGACGTGGATTTGCGAGCCATTGCCGAAGTAGATACGCCGAAAGGCGAGCACCTGGCGCAACGCTATGGCTGCCGGTTTTATCGCGACTACCAGGAGATGCTGCTGGCCCATGACATTGATGTGGTCCATATCTGCACGCCGCACTACCTGCACAAACCGATGATCATGGCGGCACTGGCGGCAGGGAAACATGTCTTCAGCGAGAAACCGGTTGCTATGTCTGGCGGTGATATTGCCGAGATCCGCCACGCCGCTTACGCCTCAACCGGGCGGCTCGGGGTCTGTTATCAGAACCGCGTGAACCCCACCAGCCAGACCATTGACGCATTGCTGACGGCGGGAACGCTCGGTGAGATGCACAGCATCAAAGCCATTCTGACCTGGTCGCGGAGTGACGCCTATTATCGCGACAGCGACTGGCGTGGCTGGTTTGCCACCGAAGGCGGCAGTCTGCTCATCAACCAGGCCATTCATACGCTCGATCTGATGCAGTGGTTTGGCGGCGGCGTCAGACGGGTTAAAGGCGTGGTGGATAACGCCACCCTGAACGAAGTCACGGAGGCGGAGGACAGCGCCATGGCGACGTTCGAATTTCATAACGGCGCGCGCGGACTGTTCTATGCCAGCAACGCTCACGTCACCGATTCACCGCTGCTGCTGGAGATCCACTGCCAGCATGGCACCCTGCGGCTACAGGACAACATTCTGTGGCTTCTCACCGGCGATGGTCAGCGCGAGCTGGCCCGTGACACCGCTCCGGATGGCGGCAAAAGCTACTGGGGCACAGGGCATCAACAGGCGATCGCACACTTTTACCATGCGCTTCGCCACCCCACGGCTGACGGCGTAATGGATCTTGACGCGGCGGCCTGTTCCTTACAACTGGTAGAGGCGATATACCGCTCATCCCAGTTACGACGATGGATAAATCTCACTGATGTAATCGATTAA
- a CDS encoding MFS transporter codes for MTKPTERRVGYGIAIGYGVTDLFGGGAFAIIGTWLLFFYTTYCGLSVLEAGSIFAIARVIDALLSPVMGYITDNFGNTWLGRKFGRRRFFLLLSSPLMFLYALLWLTDMGYWYYLGTYLSIELLSAMVLVPWETLAAEMTNRYEERSRLSGVRMICSQLGGFLAVSVPGVIMQFTGKDNPFTYTLTGLLFSAIFCIAVFITWRCTWEAKDVQEENTFQPEIQRRGGLLNHLKYLVLDLLSSFRIRAFRLHIIIYIFSFTAMDVFGSVFTYYVVYCLSQDAAAVSGWLSIAAFASVPGTWCFMQLLNRFNVTPSAALRLSYGCIFFVLAFLFYIYLTETAVSNLLFSAIFILLGAARSGLYYIPWNIYSFIPDIDEMVTQQRREGIFAGVMVLTRKSTVALAILIIGLVLEEAGFVKGSGVQPESALQAIIGLMIFATAGLLAVSFFTTYRFKLTRDTHKLLLKEIARRKLGGDYRDCEPAAREVIKQLTGYAYDEVWGGTRAGHRQQTVRVSGME; via the coding sequence ATGACTAAACCTACTGAACGCAGAGTCGGTTACGGGATCGCTATTGGCTATGGCGTAACCGACCTTTTTGGCGGAGGCGCCTTCGCCATCATCGGCACCTGGCTTCTGTTTTTCTATACCACCTATTGTGGTCTGAGCGTATTAGAGGCCGGATCAATATTCGCGATTGCCCGCGTTATTGACGCGTTATTAAGCCCGGTAATGGGTTATATTACGGATAATTTTGGCAACACGTGGCTTGGCCGTAAATTTGGTCGCCGCCGTTTCTTTTTATTACTCAGCTCACCGTTAATGTTTTTATACGCCCTGCTGTGGCTGACTGACATGGGCTACTGGTATTACCTGGGCACTTATCTGTCTATCGAGCTGCTCTCCGCAATGGTGCTGGTGCCGTGGGAGACGCTGGCCGCCGAGATGACCAACCGCTACGAAGAGCGCAGCCGTCTTTCCGGCGTCCGCATGATCTGCTCCCAGCTCGGTGGTTTTCTCGCAGTTTCTGTGCCGGGGGTAATTATGCAATTTACCGGCAAAGATAATCCCTTTACCTATACGCTGACTGGCCTGTTGTTTTCCGCCATCTTTTGCATTGCGGTATTTATTACCTGGCGTTGTACCTGGGAGGCAAAAGATGTTCAGGAGGAAAATACGTTTCAGCCTGAAATACAGCGACGCGGCGGTTTACTGAATCATTTAAAATATCTGGTACTGGATCTGCTCTCCTCTTTCCGTATTCGCGCCTTTCGTCTGCATATTATTATTTATATCTTTTCGTTTACGGCGATGGATGTCTTTGGCTCCGTTTTCACCTATTACGTGGTTTATTGCCTGAGTCAGGATGCCGCCGCGGTTTCTGGCTGGCTGAGCATCGCCGCTTTTGCGTCAGTGCCTGGCACCTGGTGCTTTATGCAACTGCTTAACCGCTTTAATGTGACGCCATCCGCCGCGCTGCGCCTCTCTTACGGCTGCATTTTCTTCGTGCTGGCGTTTCTGTTTTATATCTACCTCACGGAAACCGCGGTTTCGAACCTGCTGTTTTCCGCGATTTTTATCCTGCTCGGGGCGGCGCGCTCGGGGTTGTATTACATACCGTGGAACATCTATAGCTTCATTCCCGACATTGACGAAATGGTCACCCAACAGCGTCGCGAAGGGATTTTCGCCGGCGTGATGGTGCTGACGCGCAAAAGTACCGTGGCACTGGCGATCCTGATCATCGGCCTGGTGCTGGAAGAGGCCGGTTTTGTGAAGGGTAGCGGTGTTCAGCCGGAAAGCGCTCTGCAGGCAATCATCGGCCTGATGATTTTTGCGACCGCCGGGCTGCTGGCTGTCAGCTTCTTTACCACGTACCGCTTTAAACTGACCCGCGACACGCACAAGCTGCTGCTCAAAGAGATCGCCCGCCGCAAGCTGGGTGGCGATTACCGCGACTGCGAGCCTGCGGCCCGTGAGGTGATTAAACAACTGACTGGCTATGCATACGATGAAGTCTGGGGCGGCACGCGTGCCGGTCATCGTCAACAGACCGTGCGCGTGTCCGGAATGGAGTAA
- a CDS encoding 1,4-beta-xylanase — MYQQWSIEEARAWYQQLPWGCGFNYLPRTAVNWTEMWQQESFDAATLDQELSWASRYGYNQLRTNLPFIVWQHDRDGLLSRIDQFLAIAARHQLRVMLTLLDDCAFSGDEPFLGPQKTPRPGIHNSQAAASPGRQQVMDRNRWPEIERYVRDVVRHFRDDPRVLLWDLYNEPGNGGIFTDEGECHQFDDMLELYALSLMTRLFQWAREEQPQQPLTVGAWHIADRHDCRHAFIHPIDAAALHLSDVISYHAYVDTPGQLGILKQLSRHQRPIFCTEWLARHVGSTMVEQLPLFRAQRVSAFHWGLVQGKTQTWLPWPDIARENPQPSLWFHDVLTADGKAFSQTEMALIRQLNKA, encoded by the coding sequence ATGTATCAACAATGGAGTATCGAAGAGGCCCGGGCGTGGTATCAGCAACTGCCATGGGGTTGCGGTTTTAACTATCTTCCGCGCACAGCGGTGAACTGGACGGAAATGTGGCAGCAGGAGAGTTTTGATGCCGCCACCCTCGACCAGGAGCTGAGCTGGGCCAGCCGTTACGGCTATAACCAGTTGCGTACCAACCTGCCGTTTATCGTCTGGCAGCATGATCGCGACGGGCTGCTGTCGCGCATCGACCAGTTTTTAGCGATCGCCGCCCGCCATCAACTCCGGGTGATGCTGACCCTGCTGGATGACTGTGCCTTTTCCGGCGATGAACCGTTTCTCGGGCCGCAAAAAACGCCGCGCCCGGGCATTCATAACAGCCAGGCGGCGGCCAGTCCGGGGCGCCAGCAGGTGATGGATCGCAATCGCTGGCCGGAGATTGAACGCTACGTGCGTGACGTGGTGCGCCATTTCCGCGACGATCCGCGCGTATTGTTGTGGGATCTCTACAATGAGCCTGGCAACGGTGGGATTTTCACCGACGAAGGCGAATGCCATCAGTTCGACGATATGCTGGAGTTGTACGCCCTTTCACTGATGACCCGGCTGTTTCAGTGGGCGCGGGAAGAGCAACCGCAGCAACCGCTGACCGTGGGCGCCTGGCATATTGCCGATCGCCACGATTGTCGCCACGCCTTTATTCACCCCATTGATGCCGCCGCGCTGCACCTTTCCGATGTCATCAGCTATCACGCCTATGTGGATACGCCGGGGCAACTGGGGATCCTGAAACAGCTCTCCCGGCATCAGCGCCCCATTTTTTGTACCGAGTGGCTGGCGCGGCATGTGGGAAGCACGATGGTGGAACAATTGCCGTTGTTCAGAGCGCAGCGCGTGAGCGCTTTTCACTGGGGGCTGGTGCAGGGGAAAACCCAAACCTGGCTACCCTGGCCCGATATCGCGCGTGAAAACCCGCAACCGTCGTTGTGGTTCCATGACGTCCTGACGGCGGACGGGAAAGCGTTTAGCCAGACCGAAATGGCGCTGATCCGCCAGCTCAACAAAGCCTGA